The genomic stretch CCGTGACGGGGTGTGCCCGTGTGGGAATACGCGAGCCACTACCGGTGGATACAGTATTACTATTCACTGCTTAATTCCTCGAACGGTACTGTCGATGTATTGATCGATAGGATTAGCGTCTCATTTATGGCTCACGGGACGAGGCGCGAGCCGTCTACAGGCCGGTTGGCGCGTCGATCCACGTCGTTTCGAGGCCCCACTCGTCGGCAAGCGTCCGAAGCGAGCGGACCCCGGACGTCTCGGTCGCGTAGTGACCCGCGAGAACGACGGTGACGCCCGCCTCCCGTGCTTCGTGGTAGACCTGCTGTTTCCCCTCGCCGGTCACGAACGCGTCCACGCCCGCCTCTGCGGCCTCCCCGAGCCAGTCGGCCCCGCTCCCGGTGACGATCGCCACCTCGGAGAGTTCCTCGGGGCCGAAGTCGAGCGCCCGAACGTCCCGGCCACTCGTATCGAGCTCCGAGAGTCGGTCGACGAGGTCGTCGACACGAAACGTCGAGGGGGCGTATCCGGCCAGTCCGATCGTCTCGCCGCCGAGCGAACCAAATGGAGTAGTGCTCTCTACTCCGAGGTGGTCGGCGACGCCGGCGGCGTTCCCGAGTTCGGGATGGGAGTCGAGCGGGAGGTGTGAGACGTACAGCGCCAGATCGTTCTCGATCAGCGCGCCGATCCGATCGTGCGTCCGTCCGGTGACCCGTTCGAGCCCGCCCCAGACGAGTCCGTGGTGGACACAGAGGACGTCCGCGCCCGCCTCGGCAGCCCGGTCGATCGTCTCGACGGCGGCATCGACCGCGAAGGCGGCGTGTTCGACTTTCCCTTCGCGGCCGACCTGCAACCCGTTCGCGCTCGCATCGATATCGGCGAAGTCATCGGTTCGAAGCCGGTCGTCGTAGCGATCACAGAGTTCGGTCAGTCGCATGGCGGTGATTTCATCGCTATCGTTAAGAACGTGTGTCCGTGAACCCACAGTGCGGTTCGCGAGCGCGCTCGATCCAACGAGGTGATGACAGATGGGCAAGGTTAGAAAAGCCATGCGGACATGGCGACGACTGCCGCGCAGCGTCAGACGACGTATCACGAGCAAAGCACGGCAACTCGTCCGACGAAACGGCTCCTCGAAGTGATCTCGGGCGATCGGCGGCGTTCTTTTATCGATCCTGCTGGGCAGCCGCGCGCTCGTACACGAACGCCCTGAGCAGTTTTCCGCCGAGCGCCGCGGCCTGCCCGTCGTCGCGGTCGTTGACCTCGACGACGTCACAGCCGATACTATGGGGAGCGACCGCGCGCACGACCCCGCACATCTCGCGGGAGGTCAGGCCGAACGGCTCCATCGTGCCCGTTCCGGGTGCGAACGCCGGGTCGGCCCCGTCGATGTCGACGCTCAGATATGTCGACTTCCTCGAAAACGGATCGCGCTCCCCGTCGGCTATCGCCCGGAGCCATCCGCCGACCTCCTCGGGCGGGACGACGGTCACGTCGCCGGCCGCGGCGCGCTCCCACTCGGCCTCGCTACCGGTCCGTGCGCCGACGACGATCGCCTCCTCGGCCGTTTCGAGGACGCGCCGGGTCACGCAGGCGTGGGACCACTCGTCGCCGTCGTAGGCCTCGCGCAGGTCGAGGTGGGCGTCGATCGTGACGAACAGGTCGGGATCGGTCGCCCGGACGCCCGCGGCGCTAACGGTGTGTTCACCCCCCAAAAGCAGTGGGACGGCGTCGTCCCAGGCGACGTCGCGAAGCACGCCCGAGAGATGCTTGATGTAGTCCGGAACGTCGTTCCAGGTGTGGATATCGCCCTGATCGTGAACGGCGAGGTCCGAGAAATGCAGATCCGTCCGCCCGTCGTAATCGTCGAACGTCTCGGCGAACGTCCTGATCCGGTCGGGGCCGAAACGGGTGCCGGGCTGGAAACTGGTCGAAACGTCGAGCGGCGCGCCGACGACCACGTACTCGGCGTCCTCGCGTGGCGCCGACGCGCCGGGAAACATCAGATGATCTTCCGCTGGCCTTCCATCTCGAGGTACTCGATGCTGTCCTCGGGCGAGAGGTCCGCGTCCGAAGGGGTGCTGATCGTGATGGTCTCGTAGGTGTCCAGATCCATCACCTGCGCGACCGAATCGCTCTCGACGCTGATGACCTGGCCCTGTTTTCGCTCGATTATCGGGACTCTGATTTTGGCGTCGACGGGCTGGGAGAAGCTTCGCTTCTTGTCGTCGAAGACGCCTTTGCCCTCGACGCGGGCCTTCGCGCTACCGTGTTTACCGGGTTTCGCAGTGCTGTAGTGAGTGATCTTGCATGCGGCGCCGTCCATCATGACGTAGCCGCCCTCCTGCAGATCGCGGACCTGCTTTTGCTGCGTTACCATGGACTTCGGTATCCACGGTAGCTGTATAAGTGGTTTGGAACACGCTACTCGTGGTCCTCGATCACACGCCCGACCCGGTCGAGACCCTCGGTTAGGGCCTCGGTTTCGAGACCGAACCCGAGTCGGAAATACCCCTCGAATCCGAAGAACTCCCCCGGCGCGAGTACGACGCTTTCGTCCTCGACGACCGCCCGACAGAAGTCCTTCCCGGAGTCGAACCCCTCGGGAACGCTCACGAACCCGTTGACGCCGACCGGGTCGTGCCACGACAGGTCGTGCTCTGTGATCCATTCAGTGACCATGTCGTGGTGTTCGCGCGCCAACTCGCGGTTTGCCGTGAGGATCGATTCTTCCTGTTCGCCCAGCGCCTGTCGGGCGACGTGTTGACCGAAAATGGACGGCGAGATCGTCGTGTAGTCCTTCCAGCCCACTGCGCCCTCGATCACCTCCTCGGGCCCGGCGATCCAGCCGAAGCGAAGCCCCGCCAGCCCGTAGGCCTTCGTCAGGCTCGCGGTGCTAATTCCCTGCTCCCCCATCGACGCGACGGGAGGAAGGGGCTCCTCACAGAGCAGTCGGTAGACCTCGTCACACAGCAGGTAGGCGTCGTTTTCTTCGGCCAAATCGTAGAGCGCCTCAACCACGTCTCGGGAGTGGTACTTCCCCGTGGGGTTGTTCGGGTTGTTCAACACGAGCAGTCGGGTCTCGGGGCGGATCGCCTCCGCGACGGCATCGAGGTCGAGTTCCCAGTCGGGTGCAGAAAGGCTCACCGTCGAGACCTCACAGATCGACTCGGGGACCGCCGAAAGCGCCTGATAGGTGGGTGTGACGACGACCGCATGGTCCCCGGAATCGAGCAGCGACCGAAAGACGAGGTAGTTCGCCTCCTGTGTGCCACACGTAAAACAGACCTCCTCGGCCGAACGGCCGTAGCGCTCGCCGACTTCCGCGCGGAACTCGGGGTCGCCGTCCGTAGGGATCACGTAGCCGAGTTCGCCGGGATCGGTGTCGAAGCGGTCCGCATCCAGACTGCGGATCCCGCTCTCGGCGAGCATGACCTCGGCGTCGTGTTCGTATTCGTCGAACCAGCGTTCGAGTCCGAAGGGGACGATCTCCATACCCACATGACGCCCGAAGCCACCTCAACTCTGCCGATCCATCCCGACCAGTTCGGGCGCACACGCCTCGAACCCGAACTGTTCGTAGAACTCCGGAACGTTCGCGATGAGGTTGACGTAGGCCGTCTCGGGGGCGTTCTCGTCGAGATACGCGAGCAGCGCCTCCATCAGTCGTCGGCCGAGGCCCTCGCCCTGGTGATCGGGATGGGCGGCGATGTCGACGACGTGGTAGACGGTCGCGCCGTCGCCGACGATCCGGCCCATCGCGACTGCCCGCTCGCCGTCGCGGATCGTCACCGCGAACAGTTCGTTTCCCAATCCACGGCTGGCGGCCGCCTCGGTGTGGGGGTTCAGTCCCGCGGCCCGGCGAAGGGAAACGAACTCCGCTGGTGTCGGCGGTTCGGTTTCGATCTCGTAACTCATGGTCTGATGTGGGGGGTAAACATGACGGTCATTCCTCGCGCCGTCGGCGCATGCTCTGTCGGGTGAACTGTGGCCGGGTGCGGATCCCCGTGCGGCGCTTTTTGAACGACCGGTAGAGGATATAGACGATGACCACGGAGATCAGCGCGGGGACGACCGCGGGTTGCCACGCCCGGAACGAGTAGATGATCGACGTCGAGATCAGCGTCACCGAGAGCAGGAGGCCGTAGATCAGCCGTTTCGCGAATCGGTCGAAGACGTTGTTCGGGTCCTCGATGTCGACGTTGACCGTGACGTCGCCGCGGCCGAGCTTCGTGAGCGTGTCGTCCGCGATCTGGGGCAGGCGGATCGACGCCCGCGTCGAGTCCCACAGCTCCCGGCCGGTGTCCTCGGCGATCTGTTTTGCCGTTTCCTCTCGATAGCCCTCCTCCGAGAGGTACTCCGTGGCCGTCTCGATGAAGTCGAACTCGGGGTCGAGCGTCACGCAGACGCCCTCGACGACCGTCGCGACCCGGAGGATCAACGCGAGGTTCGAGGGCAGTCTGAGCGGGAACTCGTAGATGGTGTTTTCGACCTGATTGATGATCTGGTTGACGCGGTACTGCTCGATCTGCTCGCCGCGGACGTCCGCGATGGCCAGTTCCATCACGTCGCCCATCACCTGCCGATCCGCCTCCGGGCTAAGCGTTCCCATCTCGATCAGGGTGTCGAGAATGCCGTCGATGTCCTGGTTCGCGACCGCGATGTAGAACTCGACGATCTTCTCCTGGACGAACGGGTCAACTCGTCCGCTCATCCCGAAGTCATAGAAGACGATCGAGCCGTCCTCCTGGACCGCGAGGTTGCCCGGGTGGGGGTCGGCGTGAAAGACCCCGTCCTCGATGATCATCTGGAGGTAGGTCCGCTGGAGGGTTTCGGCGACCGCCGTCCGGTCGATATCCAGCTCGTCGAGCTCGCGGACGTTGCTGATCTTCGTCCCGCCGATGTACTCCATCGTGAGGACCCGACCCGTCGAGTGCGACTCGACGATCTCGGGGATGGCGATCCGGTCGTCGCCCTCGAAGTTGCCCCGGATCTCCCGGAGCA from Halalkalicoccus subterraneus encodes the following:
- the speB gene encoding agmatinase — translated: MFPGASAPREDAEYVVVGAPLDVSTSFQPGTRFGPDRIRTFAETFDDYDGRTDLHFSDLAVHDQGDIHTWNDVPDYIKHLSGVLRDVAWDDAVPLLLGGEHTVSAAGVRATDPDLFVTIDAHLDLREAYDGDEWSHACVTRRVLETAEEAIVVGARTGSEAEWERAAAGDVTVVPPEEVGGWLRAIADGERDPFSRKSTYLSVDIDGADPAFAPGTGTMEPFGLTSREMCGVVRAVAPHSIGCDVVEVNDRDDGQAAALGGKLLRAFVYERAAAQQDR
- a CDS encoding aminotransferase class I/II-fold pyridoxal phosphate-dependent enzyme produces the protein MEIVPFGLERWFDEYEHDAEVMLAESGIRSLDADRFDTDPGELGYVIPTDGDPEFRAEVGERYGRSAEEVCFTCGTQEANYLVFRSLLDSGDHAVVVTPTYQALSAVPESICEVSTVSLSAPDWELDLDAVAEAIRPETRLLVLNNPNNPTGKYHSRDVVEALYDLAEENDAYLLCDEVYRLLCEEPLPPVASMGEQGISTASLTKAYGLAGLRFGWIAGPEEVIEGAVGWKDYTTISPSIFGQHVARQALGEQEESILTANRELAREHHDMVTEWITEHDLSWHDPVGVNGFVSVPEGFDSGKDFCRAVVEDESVVLAPGEFFGFEGYFRLGFGLETEALTEGLDRVGRVIEDHE
- a CDS encoding Nif3-like dinuclear metal center hexameric protein, with product MRLTELCDRYDDRLRTDDFADIDASANGLQVGREGKVEHAAFAVDAAVETIDRAAEAGADVLCVHHGLVWGGLERVTGRTHDRIGALIENDLALYVSHLPLDSHPELGNAAGVADHLGVESTTPFGSLGGETIGLAGYAPSTFRVDDLVDRLSELDTSGRDVRALDFGPEELSEVAIVTGSGADWLGEAAEAGVDAFVTGEGKQQVYHEAREAGVTVVLAGHYATETSGVRSLRTLADEWGLETTWIDAPTGL
- a CDS encoding translation initiation factor IF-5A, yielding MVTQQKQVRDLQEGGYVMMDGAACKITHYSTAKPGKHGSAKARVEGKGVFDDKKRSFSQPVDAKIRVPIIERKQGQVISVESDSVAQVMDLDTYETITISTPSDADLSPEDSIEYLEMEGQRKII
- a CDS encoding ABC1 kinase family protein is translated as MVRLRAYRRFFVVAWQFLPLLWAYTRDRRRFVLFGRGRQVDVETQRERAQRLLDSLLTLGPTFIKLGQLLSTRPDILPPAYIDELSKLQDEVPPAEWEEAKRVLEEDLGPVDDRFEEFKRDAISGASLGQVYRAYVDDRLVAVKVRRPDIESLIEADLRVIKFSLPVLLRFVKDAQSFSLENLADEFAKTIREEMDYEREADMLREIRGNFEGDDRIAIPEIVESHSTGRVLTMEYIGGTKISNVRELDELDIDRTAVAETLQRTYLQMIIEDGVFHADPHPGNLAVQEDGSIVFYDFGMSGRVDPFVQEKIVEFYIAVANQDIDGILDTLIEMGTLSPEADRQVMGDVMELAIADVRGEQIEQYRVNQIINQVENTIYEFPLRLPSNLALILRVATVVEGVCVTLDPEFDFIETATEYLSEEGYREETAKQIAEDTGRELWDSTRASIRLPQIADDTLTKLGRGDVTVNVDIEDPNNVFDRFAKRLIYGLLLSVTLISTSIIYSFRAWQPAVVPALISVVIVYILYRSFKKRRTGIRTRPQFTRQSMRRRREE
- a CDS encoding GNAT family N-acetyltransferase, with protein sequence MSYEIETEPPTPAEFVSLRRAAGLNPHTEAAASRGLGNELFAVTIRDGERAVAMGRIVGDGATVYHVVDIAAHPDHQGEGLGRRLMEALLAYLDENAPETAYVNLIANVPEFYEQFGFEACAPELVGMDRQS